Proteins encoded by one window of Rouxiella chamberiensis:
- the nrdF gene encoding class 1b ribonucleoside-diphosphate reductase subunit beta, translating into MSSVKQLLPVQPISKAINWNKIQDDKDLEVWNRLTSNFWLPEKVPLSNDIPSWATLSAKEKQLTIRVFTGLTLLDTVQNIVGAPTLMKDAVTPHEEAVYSNICFMEAVHARSYSSIFSTLCMTSDVDEAYRWSEENVALQNKAAIVLSYYNGEDPLMKKVASVFLESFLFYSGFYLPMYWSSRAKLTNTADLIRLIIRDEAVHGYYIGYKFQQALKKESEERQRQIKDQTFDLIQDLYDNEIRYTEELYDSVGWSEDVKKFLHYNANKALMNLGYEPLFPASMAEVNPAILSALSPNADENHDFFSGSGSSYVIGKAVNTEDEDWDF; encoded by the coding sequence ATGAGCTCGGTTAAACAGCTGCTGCCGGTCCAGCCGATCAGCAAGGCCATCAACTGGAACAAGATTCAGGACGACAAAGATCTCGAGGTGTGGAACCGTCTGACCTCAAACTTCTGGCTGCCGGAAAAGGTGCCGTTGTCTAATGATATTCCGTCCTGGGCCACGCTCAGCGCCAAGGAAAAACAGCTGACCATTCGCGTGTTTACCGGCCTGACGCTGCTCGATACGGTGCAGAATATCGTGGGTGCGCCTACGCTGATGAAAGACGCCGTCACGCCGCACGAAGAGGCGGTGTACTCGAATATCTGCTTCATGGAGGCGGTTCACGCGCGCTCGTACAGCTCGATATTCTCGACGCTGTGCATGACGTCGGATGTCGACGAAGCCTACCGCTGGAGCGAAGAAAACGTCGCGCTGCAAAACAAGGCGGCGATCGTGCTTTCCTACTACAACGGCGAAGATCCGCTGATGAAGAAAGTCGCCAGCGTGTTCCTCGAATCCTTCCTGTTCTACTCGGGCTTCTATCTGCCGATGTACTGGTCGAGCCGCGCCAAGCTGACCAACACCGCCGACCTGATTCGTCTGATCATTCGTGACGAAGCGGTACACGGCTATTACATCGGCTACAAGTTCCAGCAGGCGTTGAAGAAAGAGAGCGAAGAACGCCAGCGACAGATAAAGGATCAAACGTTCGACCTGATTCAGGATCTGTATGACAACGAAATTCGCTACACCGAAGAGCTGTATGACAGCGTCGGCTGGAGCGAAGATGTGAAGAAATTCCTGCACTACAACGCCAACAAGGCGCTGATGAACCTGGGCTACGAGCCGCTGTTCCCGGCCAGCATGGCAGAAGTGAATCCGGCCATCCTGTCGGCATTGTCGCCAAACGCCGACGAAAACCACGACTTCTTCTCGGGGTCCGGATCTTCGTACGTGATAGGTAAAGCGGTCAATACCGAAGACGAAGACTGGGATTTCTAG
- a CDS encoding 2-hydroxycarboxylate transporter family protein: MSTTDDSYIVVKEQDPVAKELAAARHTAAATARRDRWWHVLDNYKVGIIPLPFFVLAGILILLDCLSGKLPSDIVVMVATLAFFGFACGEFGKRLPLLGKLGAAAICATFIPSAMVHYGLLPDVVVESTTKFYKSTNILYLYICCIIVGSIMSMNRQALIQGFLRIFVPMLCGEIVGMLVGMAVGMALGLPPFQIFFFLILPIMAGGVGEGAIPLSMGYAALLHMEQGVALGKILPIVMLGGLTAIVLAGILNQLGKRYPHLTGEGTLMPSRKGAIANGNDEFEGTPGVNALACGALLAILLYMVGMLGQRLIGLPAPVGMLFAAVAVKLAHGVSPTIQHGSMAVYKFFRTAVTYPILFAVGVAITPWQELVDAFTLQNLLVIVSTVGALVGTGFVVGKKIGMYPIDVAIVSCCQSGQGGTGDVAILTSGNRMTLMPFAQIATRIGGAINVSVGLLVLAKFFS, encoded by the coding sequence ATGAGCACAACCGATGATTCCTACATTGTCGTCAAGGAACAAGATCCCGTTGCAAAAGAGCTGGCCGCTGCCCGTCACACTGCGGCAGCGACCGCGCGCCGTGACCGCTGGTGGCACGTGCTGGATAACTACAAGGTCGGCATTATTCCGCTGCCGTTCTTTGTGTTGGCCGGGATCCTGATTCTGCTGGACTGCCTGAGCGGCAAACTGCCCAGCGACATTGTGGTCATGGTCGCCACACTTGCCTTCTTCGGCTTCGCCTGCGGCGAGTTTGGCAAGAGGTTGCCGCTGCTCGGTAAACTCGGCGCGGCGGCAATCTGCGCCACCTTTATTCCTTCGGCGATGGTGCATTACGGCCTGCTGCCCGATGTTGTGGTCGAGTCCACCACGAAATTCTATAAATCGACCAATATTCTCTACCTTTATATCTGCTGCATTATTGTCGGCAGTATTATGAGCATGAACCGTCAGGCGCTGATTCAGGGTTTTCTGCGTATCTTCGTGCCGATGCTGTGCGGCGAGATTGTCGGCATGCTGGTGGGCATGGCGGTGGGGATGGCGCTCGGTCTGCCGCCGTTCCAGATCTTCTTCTTCCTGATCCTGCCGATCATGGCCGGTGGTGTCGGTGAGGGGGCGATCCCGCTGTCGATGGGGTACGCGGCCTTGCTGCATATGGAACAGGGTGTGGCACTCGGCAAGATCCTGCCGATCGTCATGCTGGGCGGTTTGACCGCCATTGTGCTGGCCGGCATTCTGAACCAGCTGGGCAAGCGCTACCCGCATCTGACCGGTGAAGGCACGTTAATGCCGAGCAGGAAGGGCGCGATCGCCAACGGCAACGATGAATTCGAAGGTACGCCGGGCGTGAATGCATTGGCCTGCGGTGCGCTGCTGGCGATTCTGCTCTATATGGTCGGCATGCTGGGGCAACGCCTGATTGGCCTGCCTGCGCCTGTCGGCATGCTGTTTGCGGCGGTGGCGGTCAAGCTGGCGCACGGCGTGTCACCGACTATTCAGCACGGCTCGATGGCGGTGTACAAATTCTTCCGCACGGCGGTGACCTATCCGATTCTGTTTGCCGTCGGCGTGGCGATTACTCCGTGGCAGGAGCTGGTGGACGCCTTTACTCTGCAAAACCTGCTGGTGATTGTTTCCACCGTCGGCGCGCTGGTCGGCACCGGCTTTGTCGTCGGCAAAAAGATTGGCATGTATCCCATTGATGTTGCCATTGTTTCCTGCTGTCAGAGCGGGCAGGGCGGCACAGGCGATGTGGCGATCCTCACCTCCGGCAATCGCATGACATTGATGCCCTTTGCTCAAATCGCCACCCGCATTGGCGGCGCTATCAATGTTTCCGTCGGCTTGCTGGTGCTGGCGAAATTTTTCTCCTGA
- a CDS encoding sensor histidine kinase yields MKAKLSFQIKLFLCLVAFSCLLLAVLGTFVFHIVDNQMHRDLGNRARVQAGEIALMPGLAQAVEAQNTAAVARLVAPLSQQSDASYIVIGDRHAIHLYHSRQPQSLNQPMVGGDNDEVLAGNAIISVRQGGIGVSLRSKAPIKNAAGHVVGIVSVGYLTSYIDDITLRQLAQAIVFGAALLLALFAFSWLFSKHLKKQMFWLEPRDIALLVRQQKALMEAVYEGVIAIDDRRHILTINRAARELLGLDQQEARLIGRPIDEVIATEPDFFTAHPPQDERHDEIALFNRRQVIVNRVPIALPPPALHGWIFSFRDKNDINTLSSQLSQVTRYADNLRILRHEQLNWTATLAGLLQMKRYDEALDYIQAQSKEAQATLDFLSQRFQSPALCGLLLGKYADAREKGIDLHFDPACELASLPAALGENELMSIVGNLLDNAVEATLKVDAPHAPVELYLTRSADQLIIEVADRGAGIEAELRPRLFEQGVSSKPARHSTRTGSEHGIGLYVVASYVRQAQGMIEISDNHPSGSVFSVFIPYKEMAIDAPSRQ; encoded by the coding sequence ATGAAAGCCAAACTCAGTTTCCAGATTAAATTGTTTCTCTGTTTGGTGGCTTTTTCCTGCCTGCTGCTGGCCGTACTCGGCACGTTCGTCTTTCATATTGTCGATAACCAGATGCATCGCGATCTCGGCAATCGCGCCCGCGTGCAGGCCGGCGAAATTGCCTTGATGCCGGGCCTGGCGCAGGCGGTGGAGGCGCAGAATACGGCGGCGGTCGCCCGGCTCGTCGCCCCGCTGAGCCAGCAAAGCGATGCCAGCTATATCGTGATAGGCGATCGTCACGCGATTCATCTCTATCATTCCCGCCAGCCGCAAAGCCTTAATCAGCCGATGGTCGGCGGCGACAATGACGAGGTGCTGGCAGGCAACGCCATTATTTCAGTGCGTCAGGGCGGGATCGGCGTGTCGCTGCGCAGCAAGGCGCCTATCAAGAATGCCGCAGGCCACGTGGTCGGCATCGTCTCGGTCGGCTATCTGACGTCCTATATCGATGATATTACGCTGCGGCAACTGGCTCAGGCCATCGTGTTCGGCGCGGCGCTGCTGCTGGCGCTGTTTGCCTTCTCGTGGCTGTTCAGCAAGCATCTCAAAAAGCAGATGTTCTGGCTTGAGCCGCGTGACATCGCCCTGTTGGTGCGCCAGCAAAAGGCGCTGATGGAAGCGGTTTACGAGGGCGTGATCGCCATCGACGATCGTCGGCATATTCTTACCATCAACCGCGCGGCCCGCGAACTGCTGGGGCTGGATCAACAGGAGGCGCGGCTGATTGGGCGGCCAATCGACGAGGTTATCGCCACGGAACCGGACTTTTTCACGGCGCATCCGCCACAGGACGAGCGGCACGACGAGATTGCCCTGTTCAACAGACGGCAGGTCATTGTCAACCGCGTGCCCATTGCGCTGCCGCCTCCGGCGCTGCACGGCTGGATCTTCAGTTTTCGCGACAAGAACGACATCAACACGCTGAGCAGTCAGTTGAGTCAGGTGACCCGCTATGCCGACAACCTGCGGATTCTGCGCCACGAGCAGCTCAACTGGACCGCCACGCTGGCGGGGCTTTTGCAGATGAAACGCTATGACGAAGCGCTGGACTATATTCAGGCGCAGTCAAAGGAGGCACAGGCCACACTCGATTTTCTTTCACAACGTTTTCAATCACCTGCGCTATGCGGGTTGCTGCTGGGCAAATACGCCGACGCGCGGGAAAAAGGCATCGACCTGCACTTCGATCCGGCCTGCGAGCTAGCATCGTTACCCGCAGCGCTCGGCGAAAACGAGCTGATGTCGATAGTCGGCAATCTGCTGGACAACGCCGTGGAGGCGACGCTGAAAGTTGACGCGCCGCACGCTCCGGTTGAACTCTATTTGACCCGCAGCGCCGACCAGCTGATTATTGAGGTCGCCGATCGCGGTGCGGGCATCGAGGCTGAACTCCGGCCACGGCTGTTCGAGCAGGGTGTCAGCAGCAAGCCTGCCCGCCACTCTACGCGCACCGGCAGCGAACATGGTATCGGCCTTTATGTGGTCGCGAGTTATGTCCGTCAGGCGCAGGGAATGATTGAAATTTCGGACAATCACCCCAGCGGCAGCGTGTTTTCTGTTTTTATTCCCTATAAAGAAATGGCCATTGATGCGCCATCCAGACAATGA
- a CDS encoding response regulator, which produces MNHYNAMDVLIVEDESHLAVLHREFIEQNFNLRVVGIAPTLAQAKKLLELYQPRLVLLDNFLPDGQGIELINSSLLKRLDCSVIFITAASDMTTCSQAMRAGAFDYIIKPVSFHRLQSSLTRFLQLTQTLRQVKNLDQQSLDKLFNLPGSEQPQAPLAKGIEPNTLELVRQVFSLEPERNWSVDQVVEQVGISKTTGRRYLEYCVETGFISVEMQYGNIGHPRRLYRKASSPLHSEESDAK; this is translated from the coding sequence ATGAACCATTACAACGCAATGGACGTGCTCATCGTTGAGGACGAAAGCCACCTCGCCGTGCTGCACCGCGAGTTTATCGAGCAAAACTTCAATCTGCGGGTGGTGGGCATCGCGCCTACGCTCGCGCAGGCCAAAAAGCTGCTGGAGCTGTATCAGCCCCGGTTGGTGCTGCTCGACAATTTTCTTCCGGACGGACAGGGCATCGAGCTTATCAATTCGTCGCTGCTCAAACGCCTCGACTGCTCGGTGATTTTCATCACGGCGGCCAGCGACATGACGACCTGTAGCCAGGCGATGCGGGCGGGCGCGTTTGACTACATTATCAAACCGGTGTCTTTCCACCGCCTGCAAAGCTCGCTGACGCGGTTTTTGCAGCTGACCCAAACGCTGCGACAGGTGAAAAATCTGGATCAGCAGAGTCTCGACAAGCTGTTTAATCTGCCGGGCAGCGAACAGCCGCAGGCCCCGCTCGCCAAGGGCATCGAGCCGAATACGCTTGAGCTGGTGAGGCAGGTTTTCAGTCTCGAACCCGAGCGCAACTGGTCTGTCGATCAGGTCGTCGAACAGGTGGGCATCAGCAAAACCACGGGCCGTCGTTATCTGGAATACTGCGTTGAAACAGGCTTCATTAGCGTGGAGATGCAGTATGGAAATATTGGCCATCCTCGACGCCTGTATCGCAAGGCATCTTCCCCACTTCATTCCGAAGAATCGGACGCGAAATAG
- the proV gene encoding glycine betaine/L-proline ABC transporter ATP-binding protein ProV, protein MAIKIEVKNLYKVFGEQPQRAFKLIDAGKGKEEIFEKTGLSLGVKNASLAIEEGEIFVIMGLSGSGKSTMVRLLNRLIEPTRGEVLIDGEDIAKISDAKLRQVRRSKISMVFQSFALMPHLTVLNNTAFGMELAGVPLAERTAKALEALRQVSLENYAHSYPDELSGGMRQRVGLARAMANNPDILLMDEAFSALDPLIRTEMQDELVKLQSKHQRTIVFISHDLDEAMRIGDRIAIMQGGEVVQVGTPEEILNNPANDYVRTFFRGVDISQVFSARDIARRRPVTLIRKTPGFGPRAALKLLEDEDREYGYVLERGQKFIGVVSADSLKRALRENLPLDSALLELPAPVPADMPLSELISLVAAAPCAVPVVCEENNYIGIISKAMLLQALDKEGATE, encoded by the coding sequence ATGGCAATTAAAATCGAAGTGAAGAACTTATATAAAGTCTTTGGCGAGCAGCCCCAGCGGGCTTTCAAGCTAATTGATGCAGGTAAGGGAAAAGAGGAAATATTCGAGAAAACGGGTCTGTCACTTGGCGTGAAGAATGCCAGTCTGGCCATTGAAGAAGGCGAGATTTTTGTCATCATGGGGCTTTCCGGTTCCGGAAAATCCACCATGGTACGCCTTCTCAATCGTCTGATAGAACCAACCCGTGGCGAAGTGCTGATTGACGGCGAAGACATCGCCAAGATCTCCGACGCCAAGCTGCGCCAGGTGCGCAGAAGCAAAATCAGCATGGTGTTCCAGTCTTTTGCCCTGATGCCGCACCTTACGGTACTGAACAACACGGCGTTTGGCATGGAGCTTGCCGGTGTGCCGCTTGCGGAACGCACTGCCAAGGCGCTCGAGGCACTGCGCCAGGTCAGTCTTGAAAACTATGCCCATTCCTATCCCGATGAACTGTCCGGCGGTATGCGCCAACGCGTAGGTCTTGCCCGCGCGATGGCCAACAACCCCGACATTCTCCTGATGGACGAAGCCTTCTCCGCACTCGACCCGCTTATCCGTACCGAAATGCAGGATGAGCTGGTGAAATTGCAGTCGAAACATCAGCGTACCATCGTGTTTATCTCCCATGACCTCGACGAAGCCATGCGTATCGGCGATCGCATCGCCATTATGCAGGGCGGCGAAGTGGTGCAGGTCGGCACGCCGGAAGAGATTCTGAATAATCCGGCCAACGACTATGTACGCACCTTCTTCCGTGGCGTGGATATCAGTCAGGTATTCAGTGCCAGGGATATTGCCCGTCGTCGTCCGGTGACGCTTATCCGCAAGACCCCCGGTTTTGGTCCTCGCGCAGCCCTGAAGCTGCTGGAAGACGAAGATCGCGAATATGGTTATGTCCTCGAACGTGGTCAGAAATTTATCGGCGTGGTGTCGGCAGATTCCCTGAAACGTGCGCTGCGAGAAAACCTTCCGCTGGACAGTGCCCTGCTGGAATTACCGGCACCGGTACCGGCAGACATGCCGCTCAGCGAACTGATTTCTCTGGTCGCCGCCGCACCTTGCGCGGTGCCCGTCGTCTGCGAAGAGAACAACTATATCGGTATTATTTCCAAGGCCATGCTGTTGCAGGCACTGGATAAAGAGGGGGCAACAGAATGA
- the proW gene encoding glycine betaine/L-proline ABC transporter permease ProW, translated as MTQSVSTTLNHSPVIQHAQAAQTADAASDPWGAGSADASQAPTETTPTDAASDPWSADNSGATTQDAATSTPDAAHHAAASSNDSWLNVAPEQHQHFNILDPFHNTLIPLDRWVTDGIDWLVAHFRPLFQGIRVPVDFVLSGFQHGLEALPAPIAILIFALLAWQMAGVGMGVTTLVSLVIIGAIGAWSQAMVTLALVLTSLFFCVLIGLPLGIWLARSKGAAKIIRPLLDAMQTTPAFVYLVPIVMLFGIGNVPGVVVTIIFALPPIVRLTILGINQVPEDLIEAAESFGSSPRQMLFKVQLPLAMPTIMAGINQTLMLALSMVVIASMIAVGGLGQMVLRGIGRLDMGLASIGGVGIVILAIILDRLTQALGRDRRSKGVHRWYAHGPIGLLTKPFVKKA; from the coding sequence ATGACTCAATCCGTAAGCACGACCTTAAACCATTCGCCGGTTATCCAGCATGCACAGGCGGCCCAGACCGCAGACGCCGCCAGCGATCCGTGGGGCGCGGGCAGTGCCGATGCCAGCCAGGCACCGACAGAGACTACGCCGACGGATGCCGCAAGCGATCCGTGGAGTGCCGACAACAGCGGGGCGACCACGCAAGACGCGGCCACCAGCACACCCGATGCCGCACACCATGCGGCCGCTTCCAGCAACGACAGCTGGCTCAACGTGGCCCCCGAGCAGCATCAGCATTTCAACATCCTCGATCCTTTCCATAATACGCTGATCCCGCTTGACCGCTGGGTGACGGACGGGATCGACTGGCTCGTCGCGCATTTCCGTCCGCTGTTCCAGGGCATTCGTGTACCGGTAGATTTCGTGCTCAGCGGTTTTCAGCATGGTCTCGAAGCCCTGCCTGCGCCTATCGCCATTCTTATCTTTGCGCTGCTCGCCTGGCAGATGGCCGGTGTCGGCATGGGCGTCACCACGCTGGTGTCGCTGGTCATTATCGGCGCGATTGGTGCCTGGTCCCAGGCGATGGTGACCCTGGCGCTGGTGCTGACGTCGCTGTTCTTCTGCGTGCTGATAGGACTCCCGCTCGGCATTTGGCTGGCGCGCAGCAAAGGAGCGGCGAAGATAATCCGTCCGCTGCTCGATGCCATGCAGACCACCCCGGCGTTTGTCTATCTGGTGCCTATCGTCATGCTGTTTGGTATCGGTAACGTGCCGGGCGTGGTGGTGACCATCATCTTTGCCCTGCCGCCTATCGTGCGTCTGACCATTCTCGGCATCAATCAGGTGCCGGAAGACTTGATTGAAGCGGCGGAATCCTTTGGTTCCAGCCCGCGTCAGATGCTGTTCAAGGTGCAGTTGCCGCTCGCGATGCCGACCATCATGGCCGGGATCAACCAGACGCTGATGCTGGCGCTGTCGATGGTGGTTATCGCCTCGATGATAGCCGTCGGCGGTCTGGGTCAGATGGTGCTGCGCGGGATTGGTCGTCTGGACATGGGTCTGGCGTCCATCGGCGGGGTCGGGATCGTGATTCTGGCGATTATCCTCGACCGCCTGACGCAGGCGCTGGGCCGCGATCGCCGCAGCAAAGGCGTTCACCGCTGGTATGCCCACGGCCCTATCGGCCTGTTAACCAAACCTTTTGTCAAAAAAGCTTGA
- the proX gene encoding glycine betaine/L-proline ABC transporter substrate-binding protein ProX: MTHQKTFRHLGLLALSLGALAGTQATAATLPGKGVVVKPLQSTLAEESFQTELVNRALQKLGYDVQQTSEVDYNVAYTTIASGDGTYLAVNWDPLQTDMFNAAGGNDKFYRQGTFISGAAQGYVIDKKTADKYHIHDLSQLKDPKLARLFDANGDGKADMVGCEPGWGCAQVIDAQISAYGLSNTVQQNSGNYAAIMADTLSRYQQGKPVLYYTWTPYWVSNVMKPGKDVVWLTVPFSANAGSQKGLDTTLKNGKNYGFPVNNEHIVANKQWAAANPAAARLFAIMKLPLADVNAQNLSMHNGKSSAEDIQAQVDGWIKAHQATFDGWIATATAAAKNNN, encoded by the coding sequence ATGACTCACCAGAAAACATTTCGTCACCTTGGCCTGCTTGCGCTGTCGTTGGGCGCATTGGCGGGCACACAGGCTACAGCGGCCACCCTTCCGGGCAAAGGCGTTGTCGTCAAACCGCTGCAAAGTACGCTGGCGGAAGAGTCCTTCCAGACCGAACTGGTCAACCGCGCCCTGCAAAAGCTCGGCTACGACGTGCAGCAGACCAGCGAAGTCGACTACAACGTCGCGTACACCACCATTGCCAGCGGCGATGGAACCTATCTGGCAGTGAACTGGGATCCCTTGCAGACCGACATGTTCAACGCGGCCGGGGGTAACGACAAGTTTTATCGTCAGGGCACCTTTATCAGCGGCGCGGCGCAAGGTTATGTGATCGACAAGAAAACCGCCGACAAGTATCACATCCATGACTTGTCGCAGTTGAAAGATCCCAAGCTCGCCAGACTGTTCGACGCCAACGGCGACGGCAAGGCCGATATGGTCGGCTGTGAGCCGGGTTGGGGCTGCGCGCAGGTCATCGACGCGCAAATCAGCGCCTATGGCCTCAGCAACACGGTGCAGCAAAACTCCGGCAACTATGCGGCGATCATGGCCGACACGCTTTCCCGCTATCAGCAGGGTAAACCGGTGCTGTATTACACCTGGACGCCTTACTGGGTCAGCAATGTAATGAAACCGGGTAAAGATGTGGTCTGGCTGACGGTTCCTTTCTCGGCCAACGCCGGTTCGCAGAAAGGCCTCGATACCACGCTGAAAAACGGCAAAAACTACGGCTTCCCGGTCAATAACGAACACATCGTTGCCAACAAGCAGTGGGCCGCGGCCAATCCAGCCGCCGCCAGGCTGTTCGCTATCATGAAATTGCCGCTCGCCGACGTCAATGCCCAGAACCTGAGCATGCACAACGGTAAATCTTCGGCAGAAGATATTCAGGCGCAGGTCGATGGCTGGATCAAGGCGCATCAGGCGACCTTCGATGGCTGGATTGCCACCGCCACTGCCGCCGCTAAAAATAATAATTAA
- the proX gene encoding glycine betaine/L-proline ABC transporter substrate-binding protein ProX, giving the protein MMKHSILALAALSTFGLSSVYAADLPGKGVTVTPIQSTISEEAFQTILVDKALEKLGYTVQPIREVDYNVGYTTIAEGDGTFMAANWAPLHDDMYNAAGGSKTFYRQGTYVTGAAQGYLIDKKTAQQYHITNIEQLKDPKIARLFDTNSDGKADLTGCAPGWGCETVINAQVKAYGLTDTVQHNQGNYSAMIADTMTRYKEGKPILYYTWTPYWVSNVLVPGKDTVWLQVPFSVVPGNEKGDTKLPNGKNYGFPVNTMHIVANAKWAQANPAAARLFAIMKLPLADINAQNAAMHAGQSSEADIEAQTNGWIKAHQATFDGWIKEAAAAAK; this is encoded by the coding sequence ATGATGAAACATTCGATTCTGGCACTCGCTGCCCTTTCTACCTTTGGCCTGAGTTCCGTTTACGCCGCCGACCTGCCGGGTAAAGGCGTCACGGTCACGCCGATTCAGAGCACCATCAGCGAAGAGGCGTTCCAGACCATCCTCGTCGACAAGGCGCTCGAGAAACTCGGTTACACCGTTCAGCCGATTCGCGAAGTCGATTACAACGTCGGCTATACCACCATTGCCGAAGGCGATGGCACCTTTATGGCCGCCAACTGGGCGCCGCTGCACGACGACATGTACAATGCCGCCGGGGGCAGCAAGACCTTTTACCGTCAGGGCACCTATGTCACCGGTGCGGCACAGGGTTATCTCATCGACAAGAAAACCGCCCAGCAGTACCACATCACCAATATCGAGCAGTTGAAGGATCCCAAAATCGCCAGGCTGTTCGACACCAACAGCGACGGCAAGGCCGACCTGACAGGCTGTGCGCCGGGCTGGGGATGTGAAACTGTGATCAATGCGCAGGTCAAGGCATACGGATTGACCGACACCGTGCAGCACAATCAGGGCAACTATTCGGCGATGATCGCCGACACCATGACCCGCTATAAAGAAGGCAAACCGATTCTGTATTACACCTGGACGCCTTACTGGGTCAGCAACGTGCTGGTGCCGGGTAAGGATACCGTGTGGTTGCAGGTGCCATTCTCGGTAGTGCCGGGCAATGAAAAGGGCGACACCAAACTGCCTAACGGCAAAAACTACGGATTCCCGGTGAATACCATGCACATTGTGGCGAACGCCAAGTGGGCGCAGGCCAATCCGGCCGCGGCCAGGCTGTTTGCCATCATGAAACTGCCGCTGGCGGACATCAATGCGCAGAACGCCGCGATGCATGCCGGTCAAAGTTCCGAAGCGGATATCGAAGCGCAGACCAACGGCTGGATCAAGGCACATCAGGCGACCTTCGATGGCTGGATCAAAGAGGCCGCCGCCGCCGCGAAATAA
- a CDS encoding MFS transporter: MTTSFHSPASKNQTVLSPGLILLMAVATGLAAASNYYAQPLLETIARAFHLSVNQAGFIVTTAQLGYAFGLLFLVPLGDMFERRAMIVVMTLLAAAGLLITANATSITLMLVGTALTGLFSVVAQVLVPLAATLAEPARRGKIVGMIMSGLLLGILLARTVAGLLASLGGWRTVYWVASVLMVIMALVLWRKLPRHKQETHLNYLQLMKSIFTLFFFTPVLRTRALIGMFIFANFSALWTSMAFLLAGPNYGYSEGVIGLFGLVGAAGALAATRAGHLADKGKAKLTTTWGLILLLLSWIAVAYGAHAILSLIVGIIVLDLCVQGVHITNQSVIYKSMPEARNRLTAGYMTSYFIGGAVGSLVSASAFQLAGWYGVCGAGALFCVINLLVWSLGHKHKIS, encoded by the coding sequence ATGACAACCTCATTCCACTCCCCTGCTTCGAAAAACCAGACGGTATTGAGCCCGGGCCTTATCCTGCTGATGGCCGTAGCCACCGGTTTGGCGGCGGCCAGCAACTATTATGCTCAACCCCTGCTGGAAACCATCGCCCGCGCCTTTCATCTTTCCGTCAATCAGGCCGGTTTTATCGTCACTACCGCCCAGCTTGGCTACGCCTTCGGATTACTGTTCCTGGTGCCGCTCGGCGATATGTTTGAACGCCGCGCCATGATTGTAGTGATGACCCTGCTTGCCGCCGCCGGATTGCTTATCACCGCCAATGCCACCTCGATAACCCTGATGCTGGTCGGTACGGCGCTGACCGGATTGTTCTCCGTGGTCGCGCAGGTGCTGGTGCCGTTGGCCGCCACGCTCGCCGAACCGGCACGACGCGGGAAAATCGTCGGCATGATCATGTCGGGGCTGCTGCTTGGGATCCTGCTTGCCCGCACCGTAGCCGGACTGCTGGCCTCGCTCGGCGGCTGGCGCACCGTTTACTGGGTCGCGAGCGTGCTGATGGTAATAATGGCGCTGGTCCTGTGGCGCAAGCTGCCGCGCCACAAGCAGGAGACGCACCTTAACTACCTCCAGCTGATGAAATCGATATTTACCCTGTTCTTCTTCACGCCCGTTTTGCGCACCCGCGCATTGATCGGCATGTTTATTTTTGCCAACTTTTCGGCGCTGTGGACATCCATGGCCTTCCTGCTGGCAGGCCCGAACTATGGCTATTCCGAGGGCGTGATCGGGCTGTTTGGTCTGGTCGGCGCGGCCGGTGCGCTGGCGGCAACCCGTGCCGGCCATCTGGCGGATAAAGGCAAAGCCAAGCTGACCACGACCTGGGGACTGATTTTACTGCTGCTGTCCTGGATTGCGGTCGCCTACGGCGCACATGCCATTCTTTCGCTGATTGTCGGCATTATCGTGCTCGACCTCTGCGTGCAGGGCGTGCATATCACCAATCAGAGCGTGATTTATAAATCGATGCCCGAAGCGCGTAATCGCCTCACTGCGGGTTACATGACCAGCTATTTCATCGGTGGCGCGGTAGGGTCGCTGGTTTCCGCCTCGGCGTTTCAGCTGGCAGGCTGGTATGGCGTGTGCGGCGCGGGCGCGCTGTTCTGCGTCATCAACCTGCTGGTCTGGTCGCTGGGCCATAAGCATAAGATAAGCTAA